In one window of Gouania willdenowi chromosome 8, fGouWil2.1, whole genome shotgun sequence DNA:
- the recql5 gene encoding ATP-dependent DNA helicase Q5 encodes MTSLKQALKTHFGFDTFRSKLQEDVVNAVIKGNRDVFVCMPTGAGKSLCYQLPAVMAGGITLVISPLIALIQDQVDHLRDRNIAACSINSKLPAAERRLILADLGSSSPRLKLLYITPEMVASSSFQPCLTDLCSRGLLSYLAVDEAHCVSQWGHDFRPDYLKLGELRARLQGVPCLALTATAPKNVQEDIVKSLRMHMPLSFMSPVFRSNLHYDVIYRDLLPNAYVHLLAFIKKAIADEQGCGIVYCRTREGCETVAHQLTKLGVSAKPYHAGLKAGDRTEAQSEWMQGKVLVIVATISFGMGVDKANVRFVAHWNLAKSLASYYQESGRAGRDGLPSCCRIYYSLKDKEQIYFLIRQEVKRKQEKRGSAKESDKTAVKDFEAMVSFCEQESCRHATISKFFGDKTPNCSKACDYCTNPKLVRAQLERAATLSTRTAAAQSEGPKGPFGFQAGLYEGGRKGYGFERYDEAEGSSSEDDAIKRKKDFSDLFRKQMKMRKSNNIQMEELEAPDGDCPLRDATNPKIPRLSIKAREHCLFLLQEALSDQQRAEDASNTDTLSLAADIEYGVFKSHKSSNLYKAAVLKKVSEMKKEAQAPAVNEDASVSSSLSDEQQGFTSASEIYSMKRRRVGASLRGSSNPFITAKELLKPSLSNDDPKSPLEGSGFFNDGSGESFITANEERTKETKTDSTSSAVSSSIKARANAISAVTNSPTKGCKTMSKKQQKLADAAKSSHSIFQYFTKKQTMEIKQDEEEKANVTVPSSPCGTSQDYSKRRGAAEAISLVESHDLDVILVDQKSDVIFLDNEEEPQKDVVLNIKVSPQQNDASATEIKLLTEATVTQEMSEDVGERRGSSPPAKRKRSDKTMCKRVTFSSAVEEKVLQPVAEPTKSTTLKEAADIVVRYLDPFYSKGKFANKELFKSFARYLSHLLAEGEDKGKGQVKAEAKALIKKFFSRIQRCESEEDWKSLKRLENCSNSISSQNNTG; translated from the exons ATGACAAGTTTAAAACAAGCCTTAAAAACTCACTTTGGCTTCGACACATTCAGGTCCAAACTACAGGAAGATGTTGTTAATGCAGTTATCAAAG GTAACAGGGACGTGTTCGTGTGTATGCCCACCGGGGCTGGAAAGTCTCTGTGCTACCAGCTACCTGCAGTCATGGCAGGGGGCATCACTCTGGTTATATCCCCCTTAATCGCCCTCATCCAG GATCAAGTGGATCACCTGCGGGATCGTAACATCGCCGCCTGCTCCATCAACTCAAAGCTCCCGGCAGCTGAGCGCCGTCTGATTCTGGCTGACCTCGGCAGCAGCAGCCCACGGCTGAAGCTCCTCTACATCACCCCAGAGATGGTGGCCTCATCCTCATTCCAGCCCTGCCTGACTGACCTGTGCTCCCGGGGGCTTCTGTCCTACTTGGCCGTGGACGAGGCTCACTGCGTCTCCCAGTGGGGCCATGATTTCCGACCCGATTATCTGAAACTGGGAGAGCTGCGGGCCCGTTTGCAGGGCGTTCCCTGTTTGGCCCTGACGGCCACGGCACCAAAAAATGTACAAGAGGACATTGTTAAGTCGTTGAGGATGCACATGCCTTTGTCGTTTATGTCGCCGGTTTTCCGCAGTAACCTGCACTACGACGTGATTTACAGAGATCTTTTACCAAATGCATACGTCCACCTCCTTGCCTTTATTAAGAAAGCCATTGCAGATGAACAG GGCTGTGGCATTGTGTATTGTCGGACGAGGGAAGGCTGTGAAACTGTGGCCCATCAGCTCACGAAACTTGGAGTTTCAGCCAAACCTTATCATGCAG GTCTAAAGGCAGGAGATCGCACGGAGGCCCAAAGTGAGTGGATGCAGGGAAAGGTTCTGGTAATTGTTGCTACCATCAGCTTTGGGATGGGTGTGGATAAAGCCAATGTCAG ATTTGTCGCCCACTGGAACCTAGCTAAATCTTTGGCCAGCTACTACCAAGAATCTGGACGAGCGGGGAGGGACGGCCTGCCCTCCTGCTGTCGAATCTACTACTCCCTAAAGGACAAGGAACAAATCTACTTCCTCATTCGCCAGGAGGTCAAGAGGAAACAG GAAAAACGTGGCTCTGCAAAGGAGTCCGACAAAACCGCTGTCAAAGACTTCGAAGCCATGGTGTCGTTCTGTGAGCAAGAAAG CTGTCGCCACGCCACCATCTCCAAGTTTTTTGGGGACAAGACGCCAAACTGCTCAAAGGCCTGTGATTACTGCACCAACCCTAAACTAGTGCGAGCCCAGCTGGAGAGAGCAGCTACTCTCAGCACCAGGACAGCAGCGGCGCAGAGCGAGGGGCCCAAAGGACCCTTCGGCTTCCAGGCTGGCCTCTATGAAGGAGGGAGGAAGGGCTATGGGTTTGAGAG GTACGACGAGGCAGAAGGAAGCAGCAGTGAAGATGATGCGATAAAGAGGAAAAAGGACTTTTCTGATCTTTTTAGGAAACAGATGAAAATGAGAAAG AGCAACAACATCCAGATGGAAGAGTTGGAGGCTCCAG ATGGAGACTGTCCGCTCAGAGACGCCACCAACCCCAAGATTCCCAGGCTTTCTATTAAG gcAAGGGAGCACTGCCTCTTCCTTCTACAGGAGGCTCTAagtgaccagcagagggcagaaGATGCTTCAAA CACCGACACCCTGAGCCTGGCTGCAGATATTGAATATGGCGTGTTTAAAAGTCACAAATCCTCCAACTTGTACAAAGCCGCAGTCCTGAAGAAG GTGTCGGAGATGAAGAAAGAAGCTCAAGCTCCAGCAGTGAATGAAGACGCTTcagtttcttcttctctctccgATGAACAGCAGGGCTTCACCTCAGCATCTGAGATTTATTCA ATGAAGCGTAGAAGAGTCGGAGCCAGCCTGCGAGGCTCATCGAACCCTTTCATAACCGCCAAAGAACTTCTGAAACCGTCGCTGTCGAATGACGACCCTAAAAGCCCGTTGGAGGGTAGTGGGTTCTTCAATGACGGCTCAGGGGAATCCTTCATCACAGCCAATGAGGAAAGGACCAAAGAGACAAAGACAGACTCCACATCATCGGCTGTATCTTCATCCATCAAAGCCAGAGCAAATGCCATCAGTGCCGTAACGAACAGCCCGACGAAAGGATGCAAAACCATGAGCAAGAAACAGCAGAAGCTGGCTGATGCGGCAAAGAGTTCACACAGTATTTTTCAGTACTTCACAAAGAAACAAACCATGGAGATAAAGCAGGATGAGGAGGAAAAAGCCAATGTTACAGTGCCTTCCTCACCATGTGGGACTTCTCAGGACTACTCCAAGAGACGAGGCGCAGCAGAAGCAATCAGCTTGGTGGAATCACACGATCTAGATGTGATCCTTGTTGACCAAAAAAGTGACGTCATTTTTCTAGACAATGAGGAGGAACCTCAAAAAGATGTGGTTTTAAACATCAAAGTCTCGCCACAACAAAATGACGCATCAGCGACAGA AATAAAACTACTCACAGAGGCAACTGTTACTCAGGAG ATGAGCGAGGACGTAGGAGAGAGAAGGGGTTCGTCTCCTCCTGCAAAGCGCAAACGCTCTGACAAAACAATGTGTAAGAGAGTCACTTTCAGCTCAGCAGTGGAGGAGAAAGTGCTGCAGCCAGTCGCTGAGCCGACGAAAAGCACTACTCTGAAGGAAGCCGCAGACATAGTGGTGCGATACCTCGACCCCTTCTACTCCAAAGGAAAGTTTGCCAATAAG GAGCTTTTTAAGTCTTTTGCTCGATACTTGTCACATCTTCTTGCTGAAGGGGAAGATAAAGGGAAAGGCCAAG TTAAAGCTGAAGCCAAGGCTCTCATCAAGAAGTTCTTCAGTAGAATCCAGCGCTGTGAGAGTGAGGAGGACTGGAAGAGTTTGAAAAGACTGGAGAACTGCagcaacagcatcagcagccaGAACAATACAGGATGA